In the Palaeococcus pacificus DY20341 genome, one interval contains:
- a CDS encoding DUF835 domain-containing protein encodes MWNLVYGNFEHLLSIPFSLVIGGVLITYYLKYRIKALFYWGIAWFFSAFENIFEILGIGDAVILGYTAFAMLIYYGMVTYITKHDLQENIPPIYVPLALIAFPVYTISLRVLGIPVDWHFVEMITIGLAGFYVMGSGVIFIDLKNNLGKNALFLGLSLIAYGLFYMVMRPIALIAEPINNMIEILEVTAPVLSAYFMLKLAISREFLFFKGKVRVKVQLKPGTRFVSSEEYNEIKEELKDFPVLAFVRNLNVPEAWRKYFITNTQGKDTISPTNLPYMLELANKYLREGREKGIRGVVVIDCLEYLVVYNNFETIVRFLSTLRDFALINDGVVVIALDEKSWKKKEMAILKRILG; translated from the coding sequence ATGTGGAACTTGGTATATGGTAATTTTGAGCACCTTCTCTCAATTCCATTTAGTTTGGTAATTGGAGGCGTATTGATCACTTACTACCTTAAATACAGAATAAAGGCGCTGTTCTACTGGGGAATTGCGTGGTTCTTCAGTGCATTTGAGAACATATTTGAGATTCTCGGGATTGGAGATGCCGTAATCTTAGGCTATACTGCCTTTGCAATGTTGATTTACTACGGTATGGTAACTTATATCACTAAACATGACCTGCAAGAGAACATACCACCTATCTATGTTCCCCTTGCCTTGATAGCATTCCCTGTTTATACCATCTCTCTAAGGGTACTCGGAATACCTGTAGACTGGCATTTTGTTGAGATGATAACGATAGGTCTAGCTGGATTTTACGTTATGGGGAGTGGTGTTATCTTCATTGACTTAAAAAATAACTTAGGAAAAAATGCTCTCTTTTTAGGTCTGTCGCTGATAGCGTACGGGTTATTCTATATGGTGATGAGACCAATCGCTTTAATCGCAGAACCCATTAACAACATGATAGAAATTCTTGAAGTCACTGCCCCAGTACTTTCAGCATATTTCATGTTAAAGCTTGCGATTTCGAGAGAGTTCCTCTTCTTCAAAGGAAAGGTCAGGGTGAAAGTCCAGCTCAAACCGGGTACGAGGTTTGTCAGCTCTGAGGAGTACAATGAGATTAAGGAGGAGCTGAAGGACTTCCCTGTGCTGGCTTTTGTGAGAAACCTGAATGTGCCGGAGGCCTGGAGGAAGTACTTCATCACGAACACACAGGGAAAGGACACGATCTCCCCCACAAACCTCCCGTACATGCTTGAGCTGGCCAACAAGTACCTGAGAGAGGGCCGGGAAAAAGGTATCAGGGGCGTTGTGGTGATTGACTGTCTCGAATACCTTGTGGTGTACAACAATTTTGAGACAATAGTGAGGTTCCTTTCTACCCTGAGGGACTTCGCTCTTATAAACGATGGGGTCGTGGTTATTGCACTCGATGAGAAAAGCTGGAAGAAAAAAGAGATGGCAATACTAAAGAGAATCCTCGGGTGA
- the nikR gene encoding nickel-responsive transcriptional regulator NikR encodes MKIVRFGVSIPEDLLKKFDDIIEEKGYANRSEAIRDLIRDFIVRHEWEVGNEEVAGTITIVYNHDEADVVEELLEMQHDYVNNIVSSVHVHMDEHNCLEVIIVKGRASDVKTIAERLISLKGVKHGKLVMSTTGRELV; translated from the coding sequence ATGAAGATTGTGCGCTTTGGTGTTTCAATTCCTGAAGATTTGCTAAAAAAGTTCGATGATATAATAGAGGAAAAGGGCTATGCCAATAGAAGCGAGGCCATTAGAGACTTAATTAGAGATTTTATAGTGAGGCACGAGTGGGAAGTCGGGAACGAAGAGGTGGCCGGGACGATAACAATAGTCTACAACCATGATGAAGCTGATGTCGTTGAAGAGCTCCTTGAAATGCAGCATGACTACGTTAATAATATAGTCTCGAGCGTCCACGTGCATATGGATGAGCACAACTGTCTTGAAGTAATAATTGTTAAAGGGCGCGCCAGCGATGTGAAAACTATAGCTGAAAGGCTCATTAGCCTAAAAGGAGTTAAACACGGAAAGCTCGTTATGAGCACTACTGGGAGAGAGCTCGTCTAA
- a CDS encoding TldD/PmbA family protein, protein MEELVRYGEKFFDELEIAIYRKRDVSVNIELNELSLSSVRQRTVAVIRGIKDKRLGLAIIDSENKEEIKKAIEQAYKMAKLNSRDEQWDSLPGPGKYAKPKKIDTALKEVSPEYFVELAKKGIKLALEEDKNIIVAGGGGGVEWRESQILNSQGINVVQKGGGAYIYFELVGMKEGNVTPGIFDLDAKLSLNLDVEKVVENAAQKVKWAYKVEKSRTEEAKVIVEPWAISMLLSFALFPAFKGERLIKETTPLANKIGESVASELLTIYDDPFHELSLNPVIADDEGVPTRKNALIENGKFKGFIWDNYWAKIYGTESTGNGVRSLATGGISIGMHNTVIENGKKSLEDMIREIEHGYLINSFQGAHSSNPDNGNFAVVANPAFIIENGEVKGSTVFMMSGNIYDLLNQVYDISKEQKVIPFMGTVVSPSIAFENVRIAGK, encoded by the coding sequence ATGGAGGAGCTTGTTAGATACGGTGAAAAGTTTTTTGACGAGCTTGAGATTGCCATTTATAGAAAGAGAGACGTAAGCGTAAACATCGAGCTTAACGAGCTTTCTCTCTCGAGCGTTAGGCAGAGGACAGTTGCTGTTATTAGGGGTATTAAAGATAAGCGCTTGGGTTTGGCAATAATTGACAGTGAAAACAAGGAAGAGATAAAGAAAGCTATAGAGCAGGCATACAAAATGGCAAAGCTCAACAGCAGAGATGAGCAGTGGGACTCCCTCCCGGGGCCCGGAAAATATGCCAAGCCAAAAAAGATTGACACTGCGCTAAAGGAAGTTTCCCCCGAGTACTTTGTCGAGCTTGCTAAAAAAGGCATTAAGCTGGCTTTAGAAGAGGACAAGAACATAATCGTTGCAGGTGGTGGCGGGGGAGTTGAGTGGAGGGAGAGCCAAATCCTAAACTCCCAGGGAATCAACGTCGTTCAGAAAGGGGGCGGTGCTTACATCTACTTTGAGCTCGTTGGGATGAAGGAAGGGAACGTCACCCCAGGAATTTTTGACCTCGATGCAAAGCTTAGCTTGAACTTAGATGTAGAAAAAGTTGTAGAAAATGCTGCGCAGAAAGTAAAATGGGCCTATAAAGTTGAGAAGAGCAGAACAGAGGAAGCTAAGGTGATTGTTGAGCCGTGGGCAATCTCAATGCTCCTGAGCTTTGCACTCTTTCCGGCATTTAAGGGTGAACGCCTAATCAAAGAGACAACGCCCCTAGCCAACAAAATCGGTGAAAGCGTGGCGAGTGAACTTTTAACAATTTACGACGATCCATTCCATGAGCTCAGCTTAAACCCTGTTATAGCTGATGATGAAGGCGTTCCAACGAGGAAAAATGCGCTAATTGAGAATGGAAAGTTCAAAGGGTTCATATGGGATAACTACTGGGCCAAGATTTACGGAACTGAAAGCACGGGCAATGGCGTTAGGAGCTTAGCCACAGGGGGAATAAGCATAGGCATGCACAACACGGTTATCGAGAACGGTAAGAAGAGCTTGGAGGACATGATACGCGAGATAGAGCACGGCTACCTCATTAATAGCTTCCAAGGGGCCCACTCAAGCAATCCAGACAACGGAAACTTTGCCGTCGTTGCGAATCCAGCGTTTATAATAGAGAACGGTGAAGTTAAAGGCTCAACAGTCTTCATGATGAGCGGCAACATCTACGACCTCTTAAACCAAGTATATGACATAAGCAAAGAGCAGAAGGTAATTCCATTCATGGGTACTGTGGTATCTCCATCCATAGCCTTTGAGAACGTAAGGATTGCCGGAAAATGA
- a CDS encoding TldD/PmbA family protein: protein MHERLEDALNWAMDNLKAEYIELRYESIKKNTLELKDGTFTTFTGKVQRGVAIRVLADGAWGFSSTNRLDDLTKAIEEAYKLAKATAQSKKEKIQLAEIKTYEDFVKSKMKVKPAEISIDEKVEHLRELEKLLKEDKAIKSTQLRYEDASGEKILLTNEGTNITWELNYVWQYVWATGKEGDKLAAARDEVGAVDFGWELFSEREPNDEVAKRVLRKVHSQLDGVAPKRGEFPIVAGPIVVGIIAHEALGHLAEADLTINSPFKELIGKQIAPEYVTMSERIVEGGFGNDKYDDEGVPVKDIHIIENGILKEIMLNREYAHKWGMEPNGHARAENYTYPPIIRMRNTIFEPGDHSFEELIENIKFGYYVVDFRGGQAQLNSAFQVGVQEGYIIENGEITKPIRDTSISGIAIEALKEISAVGKDFGLEMGRCGKGQSAYVSSGGPHMRFDKGIIIG, encoded by the coding sequence ATGCACGAAAGATTGGAAGACGCCTTAAATTGGGCGATGGACAATTTAAAAGCCGAATACATTGAGCTGAGATACGAAAGCATCAAGAAAAACACATTGGAGCTCAAAGACGGGACTTTTACCACATTTACAGGCAAAGTTCAAAGAGGAGTTGCTATTAGAGTTTTAGCAGATGGGGCGTGGGGTTTCTCTTCAACAAACCGCTTGGATGACTTAACCAAAGCTATTGAAGAAGCCTACAAGCTTGCAAAAGCAACAGCACAGTCCAAAAAGGAAAAAATTCAGCTGGCAGAGATAAAAACATACGAAGACTTCGTCAAGAGCAAGATGAAAGTTAAACCTGCCGAGATCAGCATAGATGAAAAAGTTGAGCACTTAAGGGAATTAGAAAAACTCCTAAAAGAGGATAAAGCCATTAAATCAACACAGCTCAGATATGAAGACGCGAGCGGCGAGAAAATTCTCCTAACAAACGAAGGGACAAACATCACTTGGGAGCTCAACTATGTATGGCAGTACGTCTGGGCAACAGGAAAAGAAGGAGACAAGCTTGCAGCGGCGAGAGATGAAGTAGGAGCAGTTGACTTTGGATGGGAGCTCTTCAGCGAGAGGGAGCCAAATGATGAAGTTGCCAAGAGAGTTTTGAGGAAGGTTCACTCTCAGCTTGACGGAGTCGCTCCAAAGAGAGGAGAATTCCCAATAGTTGCGGGGCCAATAGTAGTTGGAATTATAGCCCACGAAGCTTTGGGGCACTTAGCGGAGGCAGATTTAACCATAAACTCACCTTTCAAAGAGCTGATTGGAAAACAAATCGCCCCTGAATACGTCACCATGAGCGAACGCATCGTTGAGGGAGGCTTTGGAAACGATAAGTACGACGATGAGGGTGTTCCGGTTAAGGACATACACATCATAGAGAACGGGATTTTGAAAGAGATAATGCTCAACCGCGAATATGCTCATAAGTGGGGAATGGAGCCAAACGGCCACGCTAGGGCCGAGAACTACACTTATCCGCCAATAATTAGGATGCGCAACACAATCTTTGAGCCCGGTGATCACTCCTTTGAGGAACTCATAGAGAACATTAAGTTCGGCTACTATGTGGTTGACTTTAGAGGAGGACAAGCACAGCTCAACTCAGCATTCCAAGTGGGAGTACAAGAGGGATACATCATAGAGAATGGCGAGATTACGAAGCCTATAAGGGATACCTCCATAAGTGGGATTGCTATCGAAGCTTTGAAGGAAATTAGCGCTGTTGGAAAAGACTTTGGCCTCGAGATGGGTCGCTGTGGCAAGGGACAGAGTGCTTATGTAAGCTCTGGTGGGCCTCATATGCGCTTTGATAAAGGGATTATAATCGGGTGA
- a CDS encoding cupin domain-containing protein, producing the protein MKANCGEFIDRGTYRKCPLFKGELPDNSFAQIVEIKPKQTVARHYHKEQYELFYIISGEAKLGIGEETYETKPGDIYLVKPGTIHWVANESNEPFRLFVVKLNYSGDDSVWLK; encoded by the coding sequence ATGAAAGCTAACTGTGGTGAATTTATTGACAGGGGAACTTATAGAAAGTGCCCTCTATTCAAAGGGGAGCTTCCGGATAACAGCTTCGCCCAAATAGTTGAGATCAAGCCAAAACAAACTGTTGCAAGGCATTATCATAAAGAACAGTATGAGCTCTTCTACATTATAAGCGGCGAGGCAAAGCTTGGGATTGGTGAAGAGACGTATGAGACAAAGCCGGGAGATATATATCTGGTGAAGCCGGGAACTATTCACTGGGTCGCTAATGAAAGCAACGAACCTTTTAGGCTCTTTGTGGTCAAGCTAAACTACTCTGGCGATGATAGCGTCTGGCTGAAATGA
- a CDS encoding PHP domain-containing protein: MDLHTHTKFSDGIGDVLDNVAYAEMHGIKLVGISDHIHYLSFTNLNHYLRDIKRAKEESEIVVLAGIEANIMETGVDITDDIRKRLDYAIASVHFWFGVGESWKYVELVKLAIQDKNIDIIGHFGNVFPYIGHPSEEELREVIALAEEHGKAFEISSRYNVPDLDFIKLCIKRGVKLTFASDSHEPKSVGKIRWSEKVFKKAGGKKEDLLFGELL; encoded by the coding sequence ATGGATTTGCACACGCATACTAAGTTTTCAGACGGCATTGGGGATGTTCTGGACAACGTGGCCTACGCCGAAATGCACGGCATTAAGCTTGTGGGAATAAGCGACCACATCCACTACTTAAGCTTCACAAACCTAAACCACTACCTGAGAGATATAAAACGGGCTAAAGAAGAGAGTGAGATAGTGGTTTTAGCCGGGATAGAGGCAAACATAATGGAGACGGGTGTTGATATAACCGATGATATTAGGAAGAGACTCGACTACGCAATTGCCTCAGTCCATTTTTGGTTTGGAGTTGGTGAATCCTGGAAGTACGTAGAGCTTGTAAAGCTCGCTATTCAAGACAAAAATATTGACATAATAGGTCATTTCGGTAACGTATTTCCATACATAGGCCATCCAAGTGAGGAAGAGCTCAGAGAGGTAATAGCACTTGCAGAAGAGCACGGCAAGGCCTTTGAGATAAGCTCACGTTATAACGTTCCTGACTTGGATTTCATAAAACTCTGCATTAAGCGAGGGGTTAAGTTAACTTTTGCAAGTGATTCTCATGAGCCTAAGAGTGTTGGGAAAATTAGATGGAGCGAAAAAGTTTTTAAAAAAGCAGGAGGTAAAAAGGAAGATTTACTATTCGGGGAGCTATTATGA
- a CDS encoding MFS transporter, with translation MLNKNFWLYAVGRWISQAGWVIQDIAVPLYVLDKTGSGTMMGLFVMAELIPRLLVNPIAGVIGDRYNRKALMVWLDIARGVLLFGVITLNLLDLRSLLVVQVIMSIMGSFFAAGISGMFPDLVKKEQLAQANSMLQSGGLIIRMVGPVVGGLIYALGGIKLAIMINAASFLGSGLFETLIEYRWETKELSSLAEVWSEMREGFRFIKDSRSLMILVSFAIILNTLLNPVFAVVLPYVSRVVLGFSSVQFGSIETAATVGALAGNIIIAGKLKESSENLLFKALLAQLLCLFVLAAAAHPYFKGTAYPMLIGTFTAFGFFNTMVNVPITTKLQKAVPNEVRARFFSAFETAILATTPLGMALIGPLLDIVDVSNLVAILVILSLIALAYYYINFKEIVMSVGTEAGEATV, from the coding sequence ATGCTCAATAAAAACTTCTGGCTCTATGCAGTTGGCAGATGGATATCTCAGGCAGGCTGGGTTATTCAAGACATAGCTGTGCCGCTCTATGTCCTCGATAAGACCGGCAGCGGGACGATGATGGGCCTTTTCGTGATGGCGGAACTCATTCCGAGGCTCCTCGTAAACCCCATCGCAGGGGTAATCGGAGACAGGTACAACAGAAAAGCGTTAATGGTGTGGCTTGACATTGCGAGGGGTGTTCTGCTCTTCGGAGTTATCACCCTCAATCTGCTTGACTTAAGGAGCCTCCTCGTGGTTCAGGTTATCATGAGCATAATGGGCTCATTCTTCGCAGCGGGCATATCAGGGATGTTCCCCGACCTTGTGAAAAAGGAACAGCTGGCCCAAGCCAACTCAATGCTCCAGAGCGGGGGACTCATAATCCGCATGGTAGGACCGGTTGTTGGTGGACTTATCTATGCTCTTGGAGGAATAAAATTAGCAATTATGATAAACGCCGCCAGCTTCTTAGGCTCAGGGCTGTTCGAGACACTCATTGAGTACCGCTGGGAAACAAAGGAGCTCTCAAGCCTGGCTGAAGTCTGGAGTGAGATGCGTGAAGGATTTAGGTTTATAAAGGACTCCCGGAGCCTTATGATCCTCGTGAGCTTTGCAATAATCCTAAACACCCTCCTCAATCCCGTGTTTGCAGTCGTTCTCCCCTATGTATCGCGGGTAGTCCTTGGCTTTTCATCCGTCCAGTTCGGGAGCATCGAGACTGCTGCAACAGTTGGAGCTTTGGCAGGAAATATCATCATAGCTGGAAAGCTCAAAGAGTCCTCCGAGAATCTATTGTTTAAGGCCCTCCTCGCACAGCTCCTGTGCTTATTCGTCCTAGCAGCAGCGGCACATCCGTATTTCAAAGGAACTGCATATCCAATGCTCATCGGGACATTCACCGCTTTTGGCTTTTTCAACACCATGGTAAACGTCCCCATTACCACAAAGCTCCAGAAGGCCGTCCCCAACGAAGTTCGTGCTAGATTTTTCTCAGCATTTGAGACGGCGATACTTGCGACGACACCACTTGGAATGGCACTCATCGGACCCCTCCTCGACATCGTCGATGTTTCAAACCTCGTGGCTATCTTAGTTATCCTAAGCCTCATTGCCTTGGCCTATTACTACATCAACTTCAAGGAGATTGTTATGAGCGTCGGCACCGAAGCTGGGGAAGCAACGGTCTGA